The nucleotide window TCATCAGATCAAAGGCGATCCGTCCCCATACGTACTGCATTTTACATACACATGCTGAACCATTTAACTGGTCATGTCTCATGTCTCGTCGGCCTTTGGTTCAAGTAGAACAGGGATTTTCTCCTTATGATCACCACGCAACACCTCCACAATCACCTGGGTCCAAAAGATTACATTATAATGTTGAAATACGAAAAAAAGGCCGAAGGGAGAAAAGTGCGTTTGTGCTAGAATGGTTCCAGATTTTTACAGGGTAGTTGGAAATTAAAAGGGACAGTGTGATATGATAAACGAACATACCTTATCGCCCACTTTACACTGATCGAGAATTCTATACAAGTCGCTGCCATTGCTGACCTTTTTTCCGTTCACAGATGTTATAATGTCACCCAATATGAGTCTACCATATGTGTCACGCTTGGTTGGTAACAGTCCCTGCAAAATGGAGGTTCATCAGCTCCCCTTTAGTCATTTTatctaacaaaaacaaaattatttctGTCGTACATGAAACTTCGAAAAGAAAAACAGGAAAGGAGAGAATACCGCTTTGCCAGCTGGACCGTTAGCTGGTGCGTCTAAGACGAGCACTCCACTAACCCCCAACTGTTCAACAGACTGATCAGGTGCAAACTTAATCCCTAAAATGGGTCTAGTGACCTTCCCAAATTTGACCAATTGGTCAACAATACCACTTACCTGAACaggtaaaaaattaaaatgtaagTCAGAAGTTTTATCTCAAAGCATGTTAATGAAGGAATGTCAAAAGAAGGAACTTCACATGATATCTACTCACCGTGTCAACTGGAATTGAAAATCCAACACCGGATGATGCACCGGATGGAGAATATATAGCTGTGTTTATCCCGATAAGCCTTCCTGTACTATCTAGAAGTGGCCCCCCACTGTTACCAGGATTAATGGCTGCATCTGTCTGTATAACGTCTTGAATTGGACGGCCAGTAGCAGCAGAACTAATTTCTCTACGAAGCCCACTATAAATAACAGAAAGAATGCATCAGCAaaagagtgtagaatgagaaggAACCGAAAACAGACCACTGCCGCCAATCCAAACATGTCAAGATAGAGTTCATGGAATTTGTACCTGATAACGCCAGTGGTAAGAGTATGGTCAAGCCCAAACTGCAAAGTTATATAAAAAGGAAATCAAATTGTCAGTTAGTTCAACCATTTGCTTAAAGCCATAACGAAACCCTTCACAGAATATAGTGAGTGAAGGATCGTGCAATTATAAGCCCTGTTACAAGGAGGAGACGTTCCTTCATAACCAAACCCAAAGATCATTAAATGTTCTTAAGCTTATTCAGCCTCTGTTTGATAGTAAGCACAATCATGTTGGTAGAAAAGAGGTGTAGAATACTGCACTTAACTTATTATCTACCAATAATTGAACTAAATGAGCATCAAGTATCTTAGTTgtatttgaaagaaaaagataagcaTAGTGCAGAAGACAGGTTGAAAGTAAAGTAATACTTACAGGATTACCGATAGCAAACACTTTCTGACCAACAAGCAAGTCTGCAGATTGACCAATTGGTATGGGCCTTAGTTTCTCTTTGGGGGCATCAACACGTAGAACAGCAACATCCTTGTCTTGGTCAAATCCAACAACTTTTGCATCATAAGTAGACTGATCAGCAAGTGTGACCCTGTAAAAAAAGTAACAGTGGTATAGAATACAATCACCAACCATGAGAAGTGCCACTGTCAACAAATCGAAAATGAATCTAACCAAAATACATTTTGAAACGACCAAATGACGTCAAACAAAtaatttgaatttgttaccaAAGGGTGTCCCAAGCACGACCAGAGAAAAAGCAAGTATACTGAAGAATGGCTTATAAGAAGAGTGAGGTGATGAAGGCACTAAATATGGAGAAACAAATCTATTAAACAGACATACAGTGGACTCAATTCCATTGGTGGCAGAAGCGTTTCCAACATTTACGAAGGATTCAGAACCCAATGAACTAAAAAGAGTCTCAAAGCTTCAAATGCAAATGCAATCCATTTACATCTTATAATCCGGGACTCTCCAAACTCCATAAGTCTAATGACATGATGCTTATGTTATGGGCAATCATGGATGCAAGCTGCAAACTTCAGCAAAATTACAACGAGCTTATCATAACCGAAGTAGGTCAAAATGAATAGAGAACTCATATATATTTAACACGATTTGGTTACCAATACATTTGATGCTTAGGCAAAGCAGAACCATATTAAAGAATCACACTTTTCTCATACCACAACCAAGTTACAACGTCCAAACCAAACTTCAATGCAACAAAAGAGTTGATGCATTTCAACAAAGAACGAATCAAAAACCAACTAACCTGAGATCGGAAGCACCACGAATCACGTGGTAATTGGTGACAATGTGGCCGTCTGTATCCCACACGAAGCCTGACCCAGACCCCTGCGGTACCTCAAACACGTCCAGAGTAAACGCATCCTGCCTAAAACCCACAAACACCAATCACTCCAAAATCACAATCCAACCACAACCCAGAaatcacaaacaaaacagatatCGAAAATGCAGACATGGCGGCTACAGCGAATGTGCTCTCTATGCACCCGAGTTCGAATCCCGCTCTTCGCAGTTTAGATTGATTTAAAGTAGGATATAGCTTGTACATAAAAACTAATAGAAactgaaaatatttaaaaaagtgGCCCAATTTTTCAGCAAAATCCAAAATGTTCAAACTTTAACGGTACCTGGCTGCAAGATTGGTGATGTAAACAACAGAGGGAGTGTTCTCCTGAAAGAGCTGAACCGTGGCGAGCTCATCGGACTGCAGCTTCTTCGGCGGAGTGACGACGAAAGCCGATGCCGGATCCACATCGGCGATGAACAGGGAAAGCGACAGAACCGCCGAAGCGCAAACAATGAGGAGAGATTCGACGACCGAGGAGAACGGGTTCCTGGTGGCGAGCAGAAGCTTGTGGAGGCATGGCGGACAGAAGGCCCTTTGCTGCGGGATCAGAGACCGCTTCTGGGTTTTGTGGGGGAGGAGGGAGAGGATGGGGGAGGCTGAGGCGGCGGGTTTTTGGCGGGAGAAGGGTTTGGAGAGCGGGAAAGGAAGGAACTTTCTGTTTGGGGAGCGAGAAAGTGGAGAAAAAGAGTGGAAGTGCGTGGAAATCAgtgaagaagaagcagccatctggtttttttttttttttttggacggcTGCCCTGAAAGGATTGCCCGGTTTGATTCCGGCGATATTTATATCCAAGCAAAAATTATATAACGAACATTGTGGATTAATGTGGATTGTACTCTAGCGAGAGAGTTGGTGGGGACCTGGGACCCTCTCATGTCTGAGCTCCCGTTTACGAGAATGATTTATATGAAACGAATTTAGTATGATTATGATAatacattattatttttaaattttattttatgtatttaaCGGTAAATTTACTTTATGCAAGTTACTTTTTTGTTTGGGGGTTTTTAGAGAgctaaaaattgtttttgataataaaaaatacttttaattactgttgttaaaaaaaattaaatattttaggaCTAGTTgagaagtatttttaaaatgattaaaaatgcATTTGATGAAATTGTTTTAGGGTTTCAAAAGCAATTGAAGTGTTTTttcaggatttacttgcatttttattaagaattggtttcaaaagtgtttttattcattttaaaagtatttccaaACGAAAGTGTTTTATGGAAACCCTGGTAAAAAAGCACTTCAACTTTTTGTAAAAACTTGTTTGTAAACAAAacacttttaataaaaatgtactTTGTTTATATAcaacaatattaaaaaaaaactaaaagttaaattaGGCAATACAATAAGTCATTTAGGTCTCAAACTCGTAATCAATAGAGTAACTAGTTTGCAAATGTAAACACTGGATAAGAAAACCCGTCATTTAAGTATCGAACTCGTAATCAATAAAATATATGTGTTTATAAACGTAAAAATTGGAGCTtaggtgattaaaaaaaatcctCATCATGCAAAGAGGCAGTTTTATGGAATTGGATCCGCTCCAGACCTTAGTGTCCGAAACCTAGGGATCAATTCATCTAGACCACAAAAATTCAATCCAACGGTTCCCATTAACTCATCTTCCTGACCCATCATACAAAACCAACAACTCTAATTTCTTTTACACATCAATCAACGGCCTAAATGATTTGATCCCTAGACTTCGGACACTAAGGTCCGGAGCGTATCCAATTCCCAGTTTTATGTTGTATTACAttatttaaactttaaaactgCCGGCCAAGACGAAACCACAATCCTATGCACAAAGACGTTGTATTGAGTTTGTTTCCAGAAGACAAAAAATTACAACCTGTTTTGTCCTCGACCATTTCTTCACATTAATATATTCCAAGCTTCAAACCATTTTTCCTAACAAACCTTCTTCAAGCTTCACATCCTTTTCTTAACAAACTACTAGGAAGTTTAAAATCCGGTACAATCCAAATCAATCGCTCTAATTATTGCGAATTTCGATGACTTCATCGCATCAGATTGAATCTCGAATTCAAAATCCAATATGATAACATATCATAGAGATCTGTGAAAACAAATTGCCGGCTGTCGAATACCTTACGCCCTCCCCCCTCCTTTATCTGGGCGTGAGACCGACAACGTAagataaacttaaacatatgaTTAGTGTAAACATGAAACGCAGTTATGGAACTAAAAACAATTGATTAGATTGGTCTCCTAGGAGTCCCCAAAAAAAGGCAGTGCATATTCACAAGACGCATGAATACAACCTCCTATTTTATATAACCCCCCAAAGACAACAAAACGTAAAGCCGCCTAGTCTACGAAAAAGGCAGACGAGCTTCAACTTGAAACTCGACGCTTTTGAATGCTCATCTGAGCATTGATCAGTTCTTGAAAGGGAAAAAGGTCAGAAAGATGAGGAGTTACAAGATTTTCCCCAGGGGTCTTAGCTCCTTCGGAATGCCGTCGAAATTTCCAGCATTTATATCTGACTGTAGCATCGGTCTTTTCCCAACTTTCCAAACAATGCCTTCTGCCAGGTGCTCCTTATTCGGTGTCAACATGACGAAATTTGGATCGGCTCTTTGATAACTGCAAAATGGTTAAAACGATGCATTCTGTGTGAGACGAGTTCATATATCCTTAGGACGAAATGACCATTgaccatgcatgcatgcattagAATATGAGAGCTCATCTAACAgcggaaaagaaaaaggaaaggcaGAAAACAAATGAATGAACCTGGCTTGTCTAAGATTCTCCACGCGAAGGCCAAAACCATAACCTGTCTCCCCAACAACGTGATTTCTCGTAGCTGCAAAACACAAACGGATCAACGTTTTGGTACTCATCCAATATTTCGacacaatcacattcaaatGCAAAGCAAGATTTAACAAAATCAAAGCAGATAGAAATACAGGTTTAATGGTCCTTCATATTTCAAAAGGGATCTAGTTACACATGTAGCATGTGTTTTAATGAGCCATTTAGTTTAGTTTATGACCTAATTAGGTCATAACAATTAAAGTTTGATGCGTCTCATGAAAATCTACCAATTAGAGATACCTGAAACGCTGAATGTGAAAGAAGGTTTCCACCAGGATTTAAATGCCAATGCAATCGATGAGCTGAGAGGGCCCACCTTTCCCTGCATGGATAAAGAATAAGCGTTTCATGAACTTGATATGATCCAATACTGCAAGTACAAGATTGCATCAGATACACTACCTTCAGCATGAAGTTCTTATTGGCTTGCCAAGATGCAGCTACTTGAAAGGTAGAATCTGGGGCATTAGGTCCATTGCTCGATTTAGGTACATTGCTTGATTCTGGTACATCATTTGATTCTGGTACATCGCTTGATGATTTGATATCATCAACCCTAAAATAGCATCATAATATAATCAGTTATCACCAAATTTGTTGCAAATTACATACATTTAATTATTTACCTTGTCTGcaattcaaagccaaaatcgATATAATTTGTAATTCCAACCACTTCATTTTCTTCGAGGGGGTTTTTCACCTGTTCCGTTAAAGCAGTTTATAGCTAATTAGTACAGTATATGTTAATCAAAAGataaaaactaatttaaaaGATTTATTCTGTCGCATATAACAAACCAGTGATAGACAATACCCGTCTTTGGACCACCACATGTTGATAGAATGAGGCAATGAACTGCAGTACAAAAATTAATGTTTGAGATCCACAACGAGTTGTATAACATGCTATCAAGCATCCAGCATTGGGAGAAAACCATGCAACGATTGAATGTCAGGTAAACACTCGAGACTTGGAACTGATTAAACTTCACAAAAGTAActaaaactaaacaaaacaaacctGAGAACTTCTTGACAGCTCGAGACCAAAATTGAATGATGGACTCAAAGGGCTGCTTGATCCCACTCCATAACCAATTGCAGCACTccaattctttaaatttttgtACTTTTGAGTATCTTTACTCCCATCTAAAAAGAATTAACCAACAAGATAATCACTTGAAATAAAATTGCACTAAGATCCTCATCTGAATTTTTGAGAACAGCTCATACCAATGTACACAAAAACTACAAACTAGAAAGTAAGAAGGGAAATTGGTTCTTTAAGAATCTTGTACTACAGATACGGTGACATTCTCAAGTGAAATTCTTCTACTTCATGGTAAAAACATATATCCAATTCTGAAAAACTACATTCAGTCCCTTAATGTTAAGGCATCTAAGTGACTTACATTCAGGCTCATACTGCACCCCAGCTGTTAGTCTTCCCATCTTGCTCACCAACCATGCCCTTCTTGGACAATCATCTTTCACTGCATAAACGGATAATTACattaaaaatgttttcaatGCACCTTGTACGTTTAGGTAGAAATGATGACTCTACAAACTCCAAAGTTCTCTTCCCTTCTAATATTCAAACCATGCAAAAGTGCAATCTAACAATATAAGTTTATAGATCAGGCAAACATGAGTTCATCCAGcaacatttcaattttttttcccagATTTTATTGGGAGAGTTGATAGCTTACGAGATAAGATTACTAGATGTGCCATGAtacagataaaaaaaaatgaattttcaGAACCACAACATAGGTATCAGTTATGTATGACTCATAAGCAAGAATACTCAAAGAACTGAAATTGAGGTTACATACAGGAGAAGGGCATGACAGTGGCGCCAACTGACAAGTTTGACGAGCCATATCTCAATCCCATAACACCAAAGTCTTCAGAAGTTATTCTACAAGAGTAACGAGCTCTGTCAACATTCTACATTTCATGTGTATGTGAATCAACTATTTCTACTAGGAGGTTTTCCATACGACGCACCTTTTTTTCAGCAACATTGGGAAAATTCCAAACGCTCCCAATCCGTATCTAGGGTAGTAAGCACAGGCCCTCATCTGCAAAACCCTGAAGTGAAGCAAAAAATGGGAATATGTAAATAAATATTCATGCTTTTTGAAcatgaaaacccaaaaaaaatcaaaagcaaaACACAACACTCTTTTAATTCAGAGAGATGTCCTTACGGATCAGCATTTGACACGAAGAGGTCCATGAATGTGTGAGGATCATCAACATCACTGACAAATCAACAAAATATTAAGATATTGTTTTCGATACCACATTTACGTCCAAGATATCGCCCATAAAATGCAATTCATGTACAAATACAATGGGAATCTGATACTACTTCCAAGTACCTTTGCCAGCGGAAAAATGCATTTCCAATTATATTCTCCTCGGGTTTGTGATCGAGCGGTCCTGCAACCTAAACATattaaggaaacaaaaaaagcGAAAATATTTCCCCTGGCATCAAACCATCAACTTTCTAAAAATCAACATCATGAAGGATACAGTTGCAACCAAATCGACGTGGGGGTCGTCGATGGGCTTCAGCATGATCATTGTGCTGAAATGCCGGGCTTGTTCAAAGTAATCGTCAAACAGACATTTCAAAGCAAGCTTCCCAAACAACAAGTCATACGACGACTCCAACATCCTGCATCAAAATTattctcaaaattcaaacaaaataaaaaaaaaaatcactaaaaaaatcaaataaacgcATTCAACGACGACTTAATTGCTGCAGATAATCAAACGCCGGCCAATTTTAGCAAGGAGAGTGGCACTCCACTCACAGTAAGCAGTGACGACCTCAAACTTTCAAGaattcacaaaaacaaaaaatcgaatGAAAAATAAAGAGACGCGAAGAGGATCGTAAGGGGCGGAGTTAGGGCAAAACCTGGTGCGGGCGGCGAGAGGAGGGTAGTCGAAAAGCGGCGGTACGAGCACCATCGGCGGCGGTGGCTCCTTGTCCAGCAAGTTTCCCATCTCTGCCTCCTCCGGTTGCTGACGACGGCACAATGCTAGGGTTTCTGAGTACGGAATTGAAATTATGgatcaagaagaagaagaagaaattgaagagattgCTGTTTGCTTGTAATCTTGGTTTAATTTGTGATGAGCGACAGTTAAGGAACcgcctgaaaaaaaaaaaaaaaaattataaaaccgcGCCCGCGTATATCTGCGCTCCGGACTGCAGAGGCCTAGGCCCAAATGTCGATGACCGTTTCAACGCTCCCGATTACGTGGTAGGTCCAGGTGGCACCGTCGACCCTCGAGTGGGCCAGTTACTTGAAAGCCCAATGCTCACTTTCTCTCCATTTTTTGGGCTCTAATGAAGGCCtaa belongs to Malus sylvestris chromosome 17, drMalSylv7.2, whole genome shotgun sequence and includes:
- the LOC126610573 gene encoding uncharacterized protein LOC126610573, whose translation is MGNLLDKEPPPPMVLVPPLFDYPPLAARTRMLESSYDLLFGKLALKCLFDDYFEQARHFSTMIMLKPIDDPHVDLVATVAGPLDHKPEENIIGNAFFRWQSDVDDPHTFMDLFVSNADPVLQMRACAYYPRYGLGAFGIFPMLLKKRITSEDFGVMGLRYGSSNLSVGATVMPFSLKDDCPRRAWLVSKMGRLTAGVQYEPEYGSKDTQKYKNLKNWSAAIGYGVGSSSPLSPSFNFGLELSRSSQFIASFYQHVVVQRRVKNPLEENEVVGITNYIDFGFELQTRVDDIKSSSDVPESNDVPESSNVPKSSNGPNAPDSTFQVAASWQANKNFMLKGKVGPLSSSIALAFKSWWKPSFTFSVSATRNHVVGETGYGFGLRVENLRQASYQRADPNFVMLTPNKEHLAEGIVWKVGKRPMLQSDINAGNFDGIPKELRPLGKIL
- the LOC126610567 gene encoding protease Do-like 1, chloroplastic, with translation MAASSSLISTHFHSFSPLSRSPNRKFLPFPLSKPFSRQKPAASASPILSLLPHKTQKRSLIPQQRAFCPPCLHKLLLATRNPFSSVVESLLIVCASAVLSLSLFIADVDPASAFVVTPPKKLQSDELATVQLFQENTPSVVYITNLAARQDAFTLDVFEVPQGSGSGFVWDTDGHIVTNYHVIRGASDLRVTLADQSTYDAKVVGFDQDKDVAVLRVDAPKEKLRPIPIGQSADLLVGQKVFAIGNPFGLDHTLTTGVISGLRREISSAATGRPIQDVIQTDAAINPGNSGGPLLDSTGRLIGINTAIYSPSGASSGVGFSIPVDTVSGIVDQLVKFGKVTRPILGIKFAPDQSVEQLGVSGVLVLDAPANGPAGKAGLLPTKRDTYGRLILGDIITSVNGKKVSNGSDLYRILDQCKVGDKVIVEVLRGDHKEKIPVLLEPKADET